From the Chloroflexus aurantiacus J-10-fl genome, one window contains:
- a CDS encoding YveK family protein has protein sequence MEIRDYVNVLVKRWWVIVLTAIAAVGSAYVISKLLPQTYRSQAVYLALANQADNGLNIVLRNSMNSYRELVMQPSVLDQISQQIGLDISGERLMEDVNIQPRPDEQKIVIEVDLPRLDQSQALADAVGERIVAEVNRINATLEGTARINVTRIQPARLVEIRPNTRINMLAGAILGLVLGIVLAFVLEYLDDTLKTSEDVERFVGLPTLGAIPLSER, from the coding sequence ATGGAAATCCGCGACTATGTAAATGTCCTGGTAAAACGCTGGTGGGTAATCGTTCTCACCGCCATCGCCGCCGTGGGCAGTGCCTATGTGATCAGCAAGTTACTCCCGCAAACCTATCGCTCGCAGGCGGTCTATCTGGCGCTGGCCAATCAGGCCGACAACGGCCTGAACATTGTGCTGCGCAATTCGATGAACAGCTACCGCGAGCTGGTGATGCAACCCAGCGTGCTCGACCAGATCAGCCAGCAGATCGGGCTTGACATCAGCGGTGAACGGTTAATGGAAGATGTCAACATCCAGCCGCGTCCTGACGAGCAGAAGATCGTGATCGAGGTCGATTTACCCCGTCTCGATCAATCGCAGGCGCTGGCCGATGCCGTGGGCGAACGGATCGTCGCCGAAGTAAATCGAATTAACGCAACCCTGGAAGGCACCGCTCGCATCAACGTAACCCGGATTCAGCCGGCGCGTCTGGTCGAGATTCGCCCCAACACCCGCATCAACATGCTGGCCGGAGCGATCCTCGGCCTGGTCTTAGGGATCGTCCTGGCCTTCGTGCTCGAATATCTCGACGACACCCTGAAAACGTCTGAAGATGTTGAGCGTTTTGTTGGGCTGCCCACACTCGGCGCTATTCCGCTTAGCGAACGGTAG
- a CDS encoding CpsD/CapB family tyrosine-protein kinase — protein sequence MIVTSSSEQVLITLREPASAAAEAYRTLRTNILFSSLDKPIHTLLITSAEPTPEKSLTAANLAVTMAQAEQRVLLVDCDLRQPMLHTIFGLANEQGLTSAILDQEAPLAIQPTEVPGLSLLPSGPLPPRPADLLGSRRMEGLLHRLRQAADIVIFDTPPVQNVTDALVLSTRVDGVLLVVQAGRSRRDRVREARQKLEKVKANLLGVVLSNARL from the coding sequence ATGATCGTGACCTCGTCGTCTGAGCAGGTGCTGATTACCTTGCGCGAACCGGCGTCTGCCGCTGCGGAAGCATATCGCACCCTTCGTACCAATATTCTCTTTTCGAGTCTTGACAAACCAATTCACACTCTGTTGATCACATCAGCCGAACCGACCCCGGAAAAGAGTCTGACCGCAGCGAATCTGGCCGTCACGATGGCCCAGGCCGAACAGCGCGTGTTGCTGGTCGATTGCGATCTGCGCCAGCCGATGCTGCACACGATCTTTGGGCTGGCCAACGAGCAGGGACTGACCAGCGCCATCCTTGACCAGGAAGCACCGCTGGCGATCCAGCCTACTGAGGTGCCAGGGTTGAGCCTGCTCCCAAGTGGCCCGCTTCCACCCCGTCCTGCTGATCTCCTCGGTTCACGGCGTATGGAAGGGCTGTTGCACCGTCTGCGCCAGGCCGCCGACATTGTCATCTTCGACACCCCGCCGGTGCAGAACGTGACCGATGCGCTGGTGCTATCTACCCGTGTCGATGGGGTACTCCTGGTGGTGCAGGCCGGTCGCTCGCGCCGTGATCGCGTGCGCGAGGCCCGTCAAAAACTTGAGAAGGTGAAAGCCAACCTCCTCGGCGTTGTGCTTAGCAATGCTCGCCTGTGA
- a CDS encoding response regulator transcription factor, which translates to MQPTILVVDDEASIRNVAKAYLEHAGYRVLCATTGPEGLQMALEEQPDLIVLDLMLPGMDGMEITARLRERSDVYILMLTARSDEMDRVAGLRVGADDYLTKPFSPRELVARVEAILRRQRNKTAKSSLMRFTHVEIDPEAREARANGQLLELTPTEFDLLLALARNHNRVLSREDLIEKVWGADFFGTDRVVDVYVSQLRRKIEAITGENVIRTARGVGYRFVDTPA; encoded by the coding sequence ATGCAACCAACCATTCTCGTTGTCGATGACGAAGCCAGTATTCGCAATGTCGCCAAAGCCTACCTCGAACACGCCGGGTACCGCGTCTTGTGTGCAACGACCGGCCCGGAAGGGTTGCAGATGGCGCTTGAAGAGCAACCTGATTTGATCGTTCTCGATCTGATGCTGCCCGGTATGGACGGCATGGAGATCACTGCCCGCCTGCGCGAGCGTTCAGATGTCTACATCCTGATGCTGACTGCACGGAGCGACGAGATGGATCGGGTTGCCGGCTTGCGCGTGGGCGCTGATGACTACCTTACCAAACCCTTCAGCCCACGCGAACTGGTGGCACGGGTAGAAGCTATTTTGCGCCGGCAACGCAACAAAACGGCCAAAAGCTCGCTGATGCGCTTTACGCATGTCGAAATTGACCCGGAAGCGCGCGAAGCCCGGGCCAATGGTCAACTGTTGGAGCTAACACCGACTGAATTCGATCTCTTGCTGGCCCTGGCCCGCAACCACAATCGTGTGCTCAGTCGCGAAGACCTGATTGAAAAGGTATGGGGTGCTGATTTCTTTGGCACCGACCGGGTTGTCGATGTGTATGTCAGTCAGCTTCGGCGCAAAATCGAGGCCATTACCGGCGAAAATGTTATTCGGACGGCACGCGGCGTTGGCTATCGCTTTGTTGATACACCGGCATAG
- a CDS encoding sensor histidine kinase: MRFWRQLRWQMIGAQMLVVVVGVVTLNLTANILIEQSIAPDQVATVRTAVVQALTVAAVAATIAGLTTSILLVQVILRSLRSIARSSRRIAAGRYDERVTVPASDELRAVAESFNQMAEALEQIEQRRITMIGNVAHELRTPLAGIEGYLEGLIDGVLPNTADTFLDMKQEVRRLRRLVDDLQTLSRVEAGQIALHFTTFDVNDVIRRVVAQIQPQVLDSCLQVQFAPDQQPILVHADADRVAQILLNLLGNAVRYTPEGGCITVRSELNNDNVQVIVEDTGIGISAEHLPFIFERFYRADPSRARTSGGSGIGLTIARHLAWAMGGDISAASAGIGKGSTFTLTLPRAG; this comes from the coding sequence ATGCGCTTCTGGCGGCAACTACGCTGGCAAATGATTGGCGCCCAAATGCTGGTGGTGGTGGTCGGAGTGGTGACACTCAACCTCACCGCCAATATACTGATTGAACAGAGCATCGCCCCCGACCAGGTTGCCACTGTACGTACTGCGGTCGTGCAGGCGCTGACGGTTGCCGCAGTGGCCGCAACCATTGCCGGTCTCACCACCAGTATTCTGCTGGTTCAGGTCATTTTGCGTTCGCTGCGCAGCATTGCCCGCAGTAGTCGCCGCATTGCTGCCGGACGCTACGACGAACGAGTTACGGTACCCGCCAGCGACGAACTACGTGCCGTTGCCGAGAGTTTCAACCAGATGGCCGAGGCACTGGAACAGATTGAACAACGGCGCATCACGATGATTGGCAACGTTGCCCACGAGCTACGCACACCGCTCGCCGGCATTGAAGGCTACCTCGAAGGGTTGATCGACGGCGTACTACCCAACACCGCCGATACGTTCCTCGACATGAAACAGGAAGTACGTCGTCTGCGCCGGCTGGTTGATGATCTTCAGACCCTCTCGCGAGTTGAAGCCGGTCAAATCGCACTCCACTTCACGACCTTCGATGTCAACGACGTCATCCGGCGGGTCGTGGCGCAAATTCAACCACAAGTGCTCGACAGTTGTCTCCAGGTACAGTTTGCCCCCGATCAGCAACCGATCCTGGTTCATGCCGATGCTGACCGCGTCGCCCAAATCCTGCTCAACCTGCTTGGCAATGCAGTACGCTACACCCCAGAAGGCGGTTGTATCACTGTGCGATCCGAACTCAACAACGACAACGTACAGGTCATCGTGGAAGACACCGGGATCGGGATTTCTGCCGAACACCTGCCCTTCATCTTTGAACGCTTCTACCGGGCCGACCCTTCACGTGCCCGTACCAGTGGCGGCAGTGGGATTGGTCTCACCATTGCCCGCCACCTGGCCTGGGCCATGGGTGGCGACATCAGCGCTGCCAGTGCCGGCATCGGCAAAGGAAGCACCTTCACGCTGACATTGCCGCGGGCAGGGTAG
- a CDS encoding penicillin-binding transpeptidase domain-containing protein: protein MARLIALRSILLLVVVVLVSRLAQLQLIETDTQRFGADIEVTTRRYLTNQPRRGEIFDARGVLLAESVPIYNLAVIPGQLPSSSAAPEQRALTLARLAQIAELPATLVIDPGTAIDTTPGLRSDLRSFGSLPTASDVVTMTIAPSDVLRALDVSQKYRDVATLVNPIEQLLTQANVRSYQPIVIKEDISPELALALRENANYLPGARVVEGFRRRYPLSGEIPSLSHLLGYVGRINACELVAVNPASSWLRALTDITANAPTCGLMAKSIEPTSVGLPPYLSSDQIGKDGLEGAYESVLRGQMGIDSLLVDALQRPVSGVTTLRAVANGHDLILTIDTRFQAEVERILQRWINVGEERRLAAREAHKRAYEPIVAGVAVALDPRDGRILAMVSLPDYDNNIWVDPARIAELQALLAPPDAETQQTLQRLAPFTNRAIAGLYPPGSTVKQFVGAVALQQGIIAADTQLRDPGLLRLIERSGAEFILPNSVRNRDNGLINVRDALRLSSNVFFASIAGGNDQAINLDQRALRITGLGIDQLVEGLSWFNFGRPTGVDLVGEASGRVPTQAWKAQVLREAWTTGDTYNTAIGQGYLEVTPLQLAVAAGAVATDGTLYRPHLVDRIVDENGQLIQQMQPEAIGQVPIDPRHLAAIREGLFASITDGLGVAAREVCSGLRIAGKTGTAEFGPLLTTADGRLVRQSHAWFVGFAPYENPEIVVAVLVEGVGDLNDGSSTIAVPAVTQIMQAYFGITPPANRPAICPVLPGE from the coding sequence ATGGCACGACTGATTGCTCTGCGCAGTATCCTGTTACTGGTTGTGGTGGTGCTGGTATCCCGGCTGGCCCAACTACAACTGATTGAGACTGATACGCAGCGATTCGGTGCCGACATCGAAGTTACCACCCGTCGTTACCTCACCAATCAGCCACGGCGGGGAGAAATTTTCGATGCCCGTGGTGTGCTGTTGGCCGAGAGTGTGCCGATTTATAACCTGGCCGTTATTCCCGGTCAACTGCCTTCCTCCAGCGCTGCACCAGAACAGCGGGCACTAACGCTGGCGCGGCTGGCGCAGATTGCCGAATTACCGGCGACACTGGTGATTGATCCTGGTACTGCGATTGACACCACACCCGGCTTGCGCAGCGATCTCAGGTCATTTGGCAGCTTGCCGACGGCAAGTGATGTTGTGACCATGACTATCGCACCATCTGATGTCCTGCGGGCGCTAGATGTGAGTCAAAAGTACCGCGATGTGGCAACGCTGGTCAACCCGATTGAACAGCTTCTCACGCAGGCGAATGTGCGTAGCTACCAGCCCATTGTGATCAAGGAAGACATTTCACCGGAACTGGCACTGGCACTACGCGAAAATGCCAATTATCTGCCCGGTGCCCGTGTCGTTGAAGGTTTTCGCCGGCGCTACCCGTTAAGTGGTGAGATACCTTCATTATCGCACCTGCTGGGATATGTCGGACGGATCAATGCATGTGAGCTGGTAGCGGTCAATCCGGCAAGTTCCTGGTTGCGGGCATTGACTGACATCACTGCCAACGCGCCAACCTGTGGCCTGATGGCAAAATCGATTGAACCGACCAGCGTTGGTTTACCGCCCTATTTGTCGAGTGATCAAATTGGCAAAGATGGCCTGGAAGGTGCTTACGAGTCGGTGTTGCGCGGCCAGATGGGGATTGACTCGCTCCTGGTCGATGCGTTGCAGCGTCCGGTCAGCGGGGTCACCACCCTGCGGGCAGTGGCTAACGGGCATGATCTGATCTTAACCATCGATACCCGGTTTCAGGCCGAGGTCGAACGCATCCTCCAGCGCTGGATCAATGTCGGTGAAGAGCGCCGGTTAGCAGCACGGGAAGCGCATAAACGGGCGTATGAACCGATAGTCGCCGGCGTAGCAGTCGCGCTCGATCCACGTGATGGGCGCATCCTGGCCATGGTCAGTCTCCCCGACTACGATAACAACATCTGGGTAGACCCGGCGCGGATCGCTGAGTTGCAGGCTCTGCTGGCACCACCTGATGCCGAGACCCAACAGACATTGCAACGTCTGGCACCATTCACCAACCGAGCGATTGCCGGTCTATACCCACCCGGCTCGACAGTCAAGCAATTTGTTGGTGCAGTTGCGCTTCAACAGGGCATTATCGCGGCAGATACCCAACTCCGTGATCCCGGTTTGCTGCGGTTGATCGAGCGCAGTGGTGCTGAGTTCATCTTGCCCAACTCGGTGCGTAATCGTGATAATGGGCTGATCAACGTTCGTGATGCCTTGCGGCTCTCTTCAAATGTCTTTTTTGCCAGTATAGCGGGCGGGAACGATCAGGCGATCAACCTGGATCAGCGAGCATTACGGATTACCGGTCTCGGTATCGACCAACTGGTGGAAGGGCTGTCGTGGTTCAATTTTGGCCGTCCAACCGGGGTTGATCTGGTTGGCGAAGCCAGTGGACGGGTGCCAACCCAGGCATGGAAAGCCCAGGTTCTACGTGAAGCCTGGACGACCGGTGACACCTATAACACAGCGATTGGTCAGGGTTATCTGGAAGTAACACCGCTCCAGTTGGCAGTAGCAGCGGGGGCTGTCGCAACAGATGGTACTCTGTACCGACCGCATCTGGTTGATCGAATTGTCGATGAGAATGGTCAGCTTATTCAGCAAATGCAGCCAGAGGCCATTGGGCAGGTGCCGATTGACCCCCGACACCTGGCAGCGATCCGTGAGGGATTGTTTGCGTCGATCACCGATGGTCTGGGTGTTGCAGCCCGTGAAGTCTGTTCAGGCTTACGCATTGCCGGCAAAACCGGAACAGCAGAGTTTGGCCCACTCTTGACGACGGCGGATGGGCGGTTAGTGCGGCAAAGCCACGCCTGGTTTGTCGGGTTTGCCCCCTACGAAAACCCGGAGATTGTGGTGGCTGTGCTGGTTGAGGGTGTTGGTGACCTGAACGATGGCTCGTCAACGATTGCTGTGCCGGCGGTAACGCAGATTATGCAGGCCTATTTCGGGATCACGCCACCGGCTAACCGACCGGCGATCTGTCCGGTGTTGCCAGGGGAGTGA
- a CDS encoding rod shape-determining protein MreD → MGNSQPRRLEERLARELGLLLILLVIALIQVTLLTGPTGFSVPILLVLAIARALVGSSTAEPVRGLIRSLWWAFYGGLALDVLGSLPIGSHAIAQLLAVIVVGLATRRFAVERPIVPLLAVAFGTLIYEAVLWLIVLPPISDWQTYGLIVMLPSLLLALIPTLPVVAIVHRLVRNTEYQ, encoded by the coding sequence GTGGGTAATTCTCAGCCAAGACGATTAGAAGAACGCCTGGCCCGCGAGCTGGGTTTGCTGCTGATCCTGCTGGTAATCGCACTGATCCAGGTGACGCTCTTAACCGGCCCGACAGGGTTTTCTGTGCCGATACTGCTGGTGTTGGCAATTGCCAGAGCACTGGTTGGATCAAGCACCGCCGAACCGGTACGTGGGCTGATACGAAGTCTGTGGTGGGCTTTCTACGGCGGTCTGGCCCTGGATGTCCTGGGATCATTGCCGATTGGTAGTCATGCTATCGCCCAATTGCTGGCGGTCATCGTTGTTGGGCTGGCAACACGACGATTCGCGGTTGAACGTCCAATCGTGCCGCTGCTGGCAGTAGCATTTGGCACGTTGATTTACGAGGCAGTTCTCTGGCTGATCGTACTGCCGCCCATCAGTGACTGGCAGACCTATGGGTTGATTGTGATGCTACCATCGTTGTTATTAGCACTTATTCCAACCCTGCCGGTAGTGGCCATAGTGCATCGACTGGTGCGCAATACCGAATATCAATGA
- the mreC gene encoding rod shape-determining protein MreC, translated as MRDFLDERPLKLRREVAGDRGYWRVFALALSLVLVSVLLIVLDRQGVIAPARLMVRETIQPLAGWLTQRRSELLSWWATPRDAATMQARIAELEAENTRLAAEVLRLEQARVENIFLRQQLAITQSYPWTILGAEVMIRAPDAARRVLTIARGANDGVRVGMAVIGQQPGGPPALIGVVEAVGPRTADVLMITDISSQLSVRLLQADTAPLGLMQGQWQRGSRMRVELIDRSITMREGDHVVTAGISGALNLPLDLASMPTAVPIGVVEAVRQEGQRQIGEIRPFVDPDQVRYVWVILSQDD; from the coding sequence ATGCGCGATTTTCTCGACGAACGACCGTTAAAACTGCGGCGTGAAGTAGCCGGTGACCGTGGCTACTGGCGGGTCTTTGCGCTGGCCTTGAGCCTGGTATTGGTCAGTGTCCTGCTGATTGTCCTTGATCGGCAGGGTGTGATTGCACCTGCACGGCTGATGGTACGAGAGACGATCCAGCCGCTTGCCGGTTGGTTAACCCAGCGCCGCAGTGAGCTATTGTCGTGGTGGGCAACGCCGCGTGATGCGGCCACGATGCAGGCCAGGATTGCTGAACTTGAAGCGGAAAACACCCGTCTCGCCGCCGAAGTGTTGCGTCTTGAGCAGGCGCGGGTTGAGAATATTTTCTTGCGTCAGCAACTCGCGATTACGCAATCATACCCCTGGACTATTTTGGGCGCAGAGGTGATGATTCGCGCCCCCGATGCAGCACGGCGGGTCTTAACGATTGCCCGTGGTGCCAACGATGGAGTGCGCGTTGGGATGGCTGTGATTGGCCAGCAGCCAGGTGGGCCACCGGCGCTGATCGGTGTGGTGGAAGCAGTTGGACCACGAACTGCTGATGTTTTGATGATTACCGATATTAGCAGTCAATTGAGTGTGCGTTTGCTGCAAGCTGATACTGCACCGCTCGGTCTGATGCAAGGGCAATGGCAGCGGGGATCACGGATGCGGGTAGAGTTGATTGATCGCAGTATTACCATGCGCGAGGGCGATCACGTGGTCACAGCCGGTATTAGTGGGGCGCTTAATCTTCCACTCGATCTGGCATCAATGCCGACCGCAGTACCGATTGGGGTTGTGGAAGCGGTGCGTCAGGAAGGTCAACGGCAAATTGGCGAGATTCGGCCATTCGTCGATCCGGATCAGGTGCGCTACGTGTGGGTAATTCTCAGCCAAGACGATTAG
- a CDS encoding rod shape-determining protein produces the protein MGLNPFNTIFGAFSRDLGIDLGTANTLVHVRGKGIVISEPSVVAIDTRTKKVHAVGAEAKAMVGKTPANIVAVRPLKDGVIADFDVVEQMLAYFIKKAHTYAALPLIDPRPRVVVGVPSGVTEVEKRAAREAALNAKAREAYVVEEPMAAAIGAGLPVEEPIGSMIVDIGGGTTEIAVIALGGIVINHSIRIAGDEIDEAIIQFARREYNLLIGERMAEKAKIAAGSAYPLDEEIKVVLRGRDLLTGLPKAIEVSSVELREGIAGPVNAIVAEVRAALEETPPELVADIMEHGIMLAGGGSLLHGLDKRIAAETKMPVHIAQDPLSCVARGAGKMVEHFDNSVYQDILMRTQTTRRVRR, from the coding sequence GTGGGTCTCAACCCCTTCAATACGATCTTTGGCGCCTTTAGCCGTGACCTTGGTATCGATCTAGGCACTGCCAATACCCTGGTGCACGTGCGGGGGAAAGGGATTGTGATTAGCGAACCATCGGTCGTCGCAATTGACACCCGCACGAAAAAGGTGCACGCGGTTGGTGCCGAAGCCAAGGCGATGGTCGGCAAGACACCGGCCAACATCGTGGCGGTACGCCCACTTAAGGATGGGGTGATCGCCGATTTTGATGTGGTCGAGCAGATGCTGGCTTACTTTATCAAGAAAGCCCATACCTATGCTGCCCTACCCCTGATCGATCCGCGCCCACGGGTTGTGGTTGGGGTACCATCGGGTGTGACCGAAGTCGAAAAGCGGGCAGCGCGTGAGGCGGCATTGAATGCAAAGGCTCGTGAGGCTTACGTGGTCGAAGAGCCGATGGCTGCGGCAATCGGTGCCGGACTACCGGTTGAGGAGCCGATTGGTTCGATGATTGTTGACATCGGTGGCGGTACGACAGAGATTGCCGTGATTGCCCTGGGTGGCATTGTCATCAATCATTCGATCCGCATTGCCGGCGATGAGATCGATGAGGCAATTATTCAATTTGCTCGCCGGGAATACAATCTGCTGATCGGCGAGCGTATGGCAGAGAAAGCCAAGATCGCTGCCGGTTCGGCGTATCCCCTTGATGAAGAGATCAAAGTTGTGCTGCGTGGGCGCGATCTCCTTACCGGCTTGCCGAAGGCCATTGAAGTCAGCTCGGTTGAGTTGCGTGAAGGGATTGCCGGGCCGGTCAATGCGATTGTCGCCGAGGTGCGGGCTGCGCTGGAAGAGACGCCTCCCGAACTTGTCGCCGATATTATGGAGCACGGGATTATGCTGGCCGGTGGCGGATCGTTACTACACGGTCTCGATAAGCGGATTGCTGCCGAGACCAAAATGCCGGTTCACATCGCCCAAGACCCGCTTTCGTGTGTGGCACGGGGGGCAGGGAAGATGGTTGAACACTTCGACAACAGCGTCTACCAGGATATTCTGATGCGCACCCAGACGACGCGGCGGGTGCGGAGATAG
- a CDS encoding putative cobaltochelatase: MNITNLPQRPVYPFSAIVGQERLKRALILNAINSRIGGVLIRGEKGTAKSTAVRALTRLLPSITVVVDCPYSCDPDTPAALCADCQERLKQGPLPTMVRPIRLVELPVSASEDRVVGSLDLEHAITEGQRRFEPGLLAQVNRGVLYVDEVNLLDDHLVDLLLDAAAMGINTVEREGVSVSHPARFILVGTMNPEEGELRPQLLDRFGLAVEVVGLTDVNDRIAVIERRMAYEADPIGFIQQWQAAEETLAQRIAAARALLPHVRIDRTDMAVVASLCIEMGVDGHRADLTILETARTHAAWSGRRTLVAEDIRLAAELALPHRMRRQPFGEVKLDEQRLASILDQYGKRAEEVSVQAEVKKNPDLTDVSETNDEGGNESGGGSTTMPLGGAGQPEATAPVSEQQTGGTQHRAGDLFKPRRLEATPDRTQRRAPGRRSRSRTTRKQGRYITSRRATKVTDLALDATLREAAIYQRKRRTELLHTVGMPHRRRPKILIKRTDLRQKVRVRRTRNAVCFVVDASWSMAAEERMQATKAAVLSLLRDAYQRRDQVGLVSFQRDYARVLLPLTNSVELAQRRLQSMPTGGKTPLSRGMLTAFELLERARRRDAEVVPLMVLLTDGQANVSISDLPPQQEAYRIAEMIAEHQIHAIVIDTEHPHFERGLSRRLAEYLRGTYYRLEDLHDDGLVRAVRQQMRS; the protein is encoded by the coding sequence GTGAATATCACAAATCTTCCGCAACGACCGGTTTATCCTTTCTCCGCCATCGTCGGCCAAGAGCGTTTGAAGCGCGCACTGATCCTCAACGCGATCAATTCACGGATCGGCGGCGTGCTGATCAGGGGTGAGAAAGGAACAGCAAAATCAACTGCTGTACGTGCGCTAACCCGCCTGCTACCATCAATTACCGTGGTGGTTGATTGTCCGTACAGTTGCGACCCCGACACTCCAGCCGCCCTGTGTGCCGATTGTCAGGAGCGTTTGAAGCAAGGGCCGCTGCCAACGATGGTTCGCCCGATCCGTCTGGTTGAATTACCGGTTTCGGCATCCGAAGATCGAGTTGTTGGTTCGCTTGACCTCGAACACGCGATCACGGAAGGCCAGCGCCGCTTTGAACCAGGACTTCTGGCACAGGTGAATCGTGGCGTTCTGTATGTAGATGAAGTCAATCTCCTCGACGATCACCTGGTAGACCTCTTGCTCGACGCTGCCGCGATGGGCATCAATACGGTCGAGCGCGAGGGGGTGAGTGTCTCGCATCCGGCTCGCTTTATCCTGGTTGGCACGATGAACCCGGAAGAGGGTGAGTTGCGTCCGCAACTTCTCGACCGGTTCGGGCTGGCAGTAGAAGTCGTCGGTCTCACCGATGTCAACGACCGGATCGCCGTGATCGAGCGCCGTATGGCCTATGAAGCTGATCCAATTGGCTTCATCCAGCAATGGCAGGCTGCCGAGGAGACGTTAGCCCAGCGGATTGCTGCTGCCCGTGCGTTGTTGCCCCACGTGCGGATTGATCGCACCGATATGGCAGTAGTTGCCAGCCTGTGCATCGAAATGGGGGTCGATGGTCATCGGGCCGACCTGACCATTCTGGAGACGGCGCGCACCCACGCTGCCTGGAGTGGCCGACGCACACTGGTAGCCGAAGACATTCGTCTCGCTGCCGAGCTGGCGCTGCCACATCGTATGCGTCGCCAACCGTTCGGTGAAGTCAAACTTGATGAGCAACGATTGGCGAGTATTCTCGATCAGTACGGGAAACGGGCAGAAGAGGTGAGTGTGCAGGCGGAAGTAAAAAAAAACCCTGACCTCACCGATGTGAGCGAGACGAACGACGAAGGTGGCAACGAGAGTGGCGGAGGTAGTACAACCATGCCTCTCGGTGGTGCCGGGCAACCAGAAGCGACAGCACCTGTAAGCGAACAGCAGACCGGTGGAACACAACACCGTGCCGGCGATCTGTTTAAGCCGCGTCGCCTGGAAGCAACACCCGACCGCACCCAACGACGTGCACCCGGACGACGTTCACGCTCGCGCACGACACGGAAGCAGGGCCGCTATATCACGAGCCGCCGTGCCACAAAGGTAACCGATCTGGCGCTCGATGCGACCTTGCGTGAAGCAGCTATCTACCAGCGCAAGCGGCGTACCGAGTTGTTGCATACCGTTGGTATGCCCCACCGGCGCCGACCGAAGATACTGATTAAGCGTACCGACCTGCGCCAAAAGGTGCGGGTACGCCGGACACGCAATGCGGTCTGTTTTGTGGTGGATGCCAGTTGGAGTATGGCTGCCGAAGAGCGGATGCAGGCAACGAAAGCGGCTGTTCTCTCGCTGCTGCGCGATGCGTATCAACGCCGCGACCAGGTTGGTCTGGTCAGTTTCCAGCGCGATTACGCTCGCGTGCTCCTGCCGCTCACCAATAGCGTCGAACTGGCGCAACGGCGCCTGCAATCGATGCCAACCGGTGGCAAGACGCCATTATCGCGTGGGATGCTAACCGCGTTCGAGTTGCTTGAGCGGGCGCGCCGCCGTGATGCAGAGGTAGTACCGCTGATGGTTCTATTGACCGATGGTCAGGCAAATGTCTCTATCTCCGATCTGCCGCCTCAACAAGAGGCGTATCGGATTGCCGAGATGATTGCTGAACATCAAATTCATGCGATTGTCATCGATACCGAACACCCACACTTTGAACGAGGGCTATCACGACGACTGGCAGAGTATCTGCGCGGAACATACTACCGGCTGGAAGATCTCCATGATGATGGTCTGGTGAGGGCTGTACGGCAACAGATGAGATCATAA